In one window of Pseudobdellovibrionaceae bacterium DNA:
- a CDS encoding RHS repeat protein, translated as MSGHLVFIFILLSFLAPTELRAERVNSRDTFTIDTLPPGSVPAWFYTQVSGGTGGPWPPDIFKAEPNFHAITGYLRGTSTMDLADTGVFLFKEYFSGVNEYLSRNEDYALANYTNSYYEMTGMKRTWQPDHYYVDGSIFAKWDATLRRKSDGAIQIGQWRRGQSTYHGRACPKGYKGVILRNIDASTEYFCAPKSDAMNPEQNYGASCNSGPTNPINLSTGNKYQEITVISPKGSSPLYFKFYYNSQRSAAGKWTHSFSRHLTDTLASSLAQNASAAISGRASVISISAVRDDGRTLTFWNTIDWTNKKTERDTWFGSSTSAERLLSAYDDSGNLIGLLLEDEAGNRESYDINGRLLNIGYDDGRFVEARYNAQGKLTRLIDEFGNTLRVSRKKSNGNIQAVVDLTGNRFRIKGTGKDNSFRLKEIIFPDATLDIKFDNPTTKLLYEDQRDNTLLTGLVDPANNVVGSWAYDDQGRAVLSVKQNGSHAYSVAYNPDGSATVTDPYGISKTFKFKSVLGINRVASISGEYCNICINSVAKKEYNAAGNLERETDFRGNVTYYEYNDRNLLTLKVEGEGSADPRTTTIQWEPDFNKPDKITVGRLTTDYDYNKKRKLIRVTKTSSDTSLVSKTIYKYYSNNKLKSVDGPRKSVDGVNDVTLYRWDSLGNLSSITNAYGHKTTFKEIIGNKITEYANDLDPSELSRIVEVTSPNGSIRYKYYDLKNREVRSSIGDRTITYIYNDMDQLVEEIGPKSNSKGVMGKKIYTYDANGNVDLITNEIGESIKHKYDQMNNLETVTYFDRSGTARRHVNMYYDNNNRLAVSEAGMGQQIRTTYNPQGLVKTIKNPNVDLLNFDYDSLNRRNLLVDPAGVTSTLVYDEFDNVEQVTDPKGNTTHYSYNGLGYLVGIESPDSGPTSFVPDEAGNIVSKTGAKGEFFTYRYDALNRITSVEAPNPADSVYYEYDQCANGIGSLCSVRRDKTLLTYAYNNYGEVVERSQSYGETPENSTAKAVLNYQYDQMGLLVGMVYPSGMEVSYQRNLAGQIKKMEALIDGRWLTLAQNINYAPEGPIKSLKRGSRLESVKTELDADYRVLRILSDNLDLNYEYWAGTDRVKSVESRANGSFSALTQYYYDSFGRLESFEESGKVTSWTFDANGNRIETKTDEELVKKYAIAPNSNQLQSVTDVLKSSTSTVENNQFGNATVFGGIAFDYTSDNLVDQTSNGMQYIYNGMGLRMGHRRFLQHDSDTQFFFFDDTRLLSEYDFTGKSQKEYIYLNDRLFAVVDSRDGAASSTSAGGGSGSSVSKPTLFYVNIDALGTPKSVEAEGGKVVWQAQYSPFGLATVNDNPDGDSQTFTLSHRFPGQYYDDSTGLHYNINRDYDPHSGRYLQTDPIGLVSGFNTYLYTSHDPINNVDKNGLFAPAVFFGARIAYKMFLSSVGVLGAREVAKNAFENGAITVPSNTLPENTAEEGEKTGELMPRDQCKTGDPDDCEKLVRDWLEETYNYYNYLYKTGFLTSEEFQEAQYAAAREAKLKLFRCQNNVMKPDEFKVPQPLPGFTPPRRGPLGNF; from the coding sequence ATGAGCGGTCATTTAGTTTTTATCTTCATTCTTCTTTCATTTCTTGCTCCGACAGAGCTTCGAGCTGAACGAGTCAATTCGAGGGATACATTCACCATCGACACACTCCCCCCGGGATCTGTCCCCGCTTGGTTTTACACCCAGGTTTCAGGGGGCACAGGCGGACCCTGGCCGCCAGATATTTTTAAGGCCGAGCCGAACTTTCATGCGATTACTGGCTATCTTAGGGGCACAAGCACCATGGATTTAGCTGACACCGGGGTGTTTTTATTTAAAGAGTATTTTTCAGGGGTGAATGAGTATTTAAGTAGAAACGAAGACTACGCCTTAGCCAATTACACTAATTCTTATTATGAAATGACCGGGATGAAACGCACTTGGCAACCCGATCATTATTACGTAGATGGCTCAATTTTTGCGAAATGGGATGCCACTTTAAGAAGAAAAAGCGATGGCGCCATCCAGATCGGCCAATGGCGGCGAGGGCAGAGCACCTATCATGGGCGTGCATGTCCTAAGGGGTACAAAGGAGTTATTCTGAGAAACATTGATGCTTCTACGGAATATTTTTGTGCTCCCAAGTCAGATGCGATGAACCCCGAACAAAATTACGGAGCTTCCTGCAATTCTGGCCCTACAAATCCAATCAATCTAAGTACGGGGAACAAGTATCAAGAAATCACCGTGATTTCTCCTAAAGGTAGTAGCCCTCTTTATTTTAAGTTTTACTACAACAGCCAAAGATCCGCCGCTGGAAAATGGACTCATAGTTTTTCTCGTCACTTGACTGACACTCTTGCTAGTTCTCTGGCACAGAACGCCAGTGCGGCCATATCTGGACGAGCCAGTGTAATTAGTATTTCCGCTGTCCGTGATGATGGCAGAACCCTTACATTTTGGAACACCATAGATTGGACCAATAAAAAAACAGAGCGGGATACCTGGTTTGGTTCGTCTACGAGTGCGGAGAGATTGCTGTCTGCCTACGATGATAGTGGCAACCTAATTGGCCTATTGTTGGAAGACGAGGCCGGTAATAGAGAGAGCTATGATATCAATGGCCGCTTACTCAATATTGGTTATGATGACGGACGATTTGTTGAGGCGAGATACAATGCGCAAGGAAAATTAACAAGACTTATTGATGAATTTGGCAATACACTGAGAGTTTCTCGCAAGAAGTCTAATGGAAACATTCAAGCGGTCGTAGACCTCACTGGAAATCGTTTTCGTATCAAAGGAACTGGTAAAGATAATAGTTTTCGCTTGAAGGAAATAATATTTCCGGATGCCACGTTAGACATTAAGTTTGATAATCCCACTACAAAACTGCTCTACGAAGACCAGCGTGACAATACATTGCTGACGGGCCTAGTTGACCCTGCCAACAATGTTGTCGGAAGCTGGGCTTATGATGACCAGGGCAGAGCTGTTTTAAGTGTAAAACAAAATGGATCACACGCCTATTCAGTGGCGTATAATCCAGATGGCTCGGCGACGGTTACGGACCCCTATGGCATCAGTAAAACGTTTAAATTCAAGAGTGTGTTGGGTATAAATCGCGTAGCCAGTATCAGCGGCGAATATTGCAATATTTGTATCAACAGTGTTGCGAAAAAAGAATACAACGCTGCCGGAAACCTCGAGCGTGAAACAGACTTCCGTGGCAACGTCACCTACTACGAGTATAACGATAGAAATCTTTTGACTCTCAAAGTAGAAGGCGAGGGGTCGGCTGATCCGCGCACGACAACTATCCAGTGGGAGCCGGATTTCAATAAGCCGGACAAGATTACAGTAGGTAGACTTACAACTGACTATGATTACAATAAAAAGCGGAAACTGATCAGGGTAACAAAAACTAGTAGCGATACTTCACTAGTCAGCAAGACCATCTATAAATATTATAGCAACAACAAATTGAAATCAGTAGACGGCCCCCGCAAATCTGTAGACGGCGTCAACGACGTTACTCTTTATCGGTGGGACTCGTTAGGCAATTTAAGCAGCATTACCAATGCCTATGGCCACAAGACGACTTTTAAAGAGATCATTGGTAACAAGATCACAGAATATGCCAATGATCTGGATCCCTCTGAATTAAGTCGCATAGTAGAAGTGACTTCGCCGAATGGCTCTATTCGTTATAAGTACTACGATCTTAAAAATCGCGAGGTGAGAAGTTCAATTGGTGATCGCACGATCACTTATATATACAACGATATGGATCAACTTGTTGAAGAGATCGGTCCTAAATCAAATAGTAAGGGTGTAATGGGTAAAAAGATCTACACCTATGATGCCAATGGAAATGTAGATTTAATAACAAATGAAATTGGAGAATCCATTAAGCACAAATACGATCAAATGAATAATCTTGAAACGGTTACTTATTTTGATCGTTCTGGAACGGCTCGACGTCATGTTAATATGTATTATGACAATAACAATCGCTTGGCCGTGTCTGAAGCTGGAATGGGTCAGCAAATTAGAACAACATACAACCCTCAGGGTCTTGTTAAGACAATAAAAAATCCTAATGTCGACCTGTTGAACTTTGATTACGATAGTCTCAATCGCCGTAATTTGCTTGTAGATCCTGCCGGAGTGACCTCTACACTTGTGTACGACGAATTTGATAATGTAGAGCAGGTAACAGACCCGAAAGGCAATACCACCCATTATTCCTATAACGGACTTGGTTACTTAGTGGGAATTGAGAGTCCTGACTCTGGACCGACTAGTTTTGTGCCCGATGAAGCAGGTAACATTGTGAGCAAGACGGGTGCAAAGGGTGAGTTTTTCACTTATAGGTATGATGCTCTTAACAGAATAACGTCTGTAGAGGCTCCAAATCCAGCAGATAGTGTTTATTATGAATACGATCAATGTGCCAATGGGATTGGTTCATTGTGTAGCGTAAGACGAGATAAAACCTTACTGACTTATGCTTACAATAACTACGGTGAGGTTGTTGAAAGATCTCAAAGCTACGGTGAAACTCCGGAAAACTCCACAGCAAAAGCTGTCTTAAATTACCAATACGATCAAATGGGTTTACTTGTTGGTATGGTTTATCCCAGCGGTATGGAAGTGAGCTATCAGCGTAATCTTGCGGGGCAAATAAAAAAGATGGAGGCTCTTATTGATGGTCGATGGCTCACGCTTGCGCAAAACATTAATTATGCCCCAGAAGGCCCAATTAAATCGTTGAAGCGAGGGTCGAGATTGGAGTCAGTCAAAACAGAATTGGACGCTGACTATAGAGTATTAAGAATCTTAAGTGACAATTTAGATCTTAATTATGAATATTGGGCCGGAACAGACCGGGTTAAAAGTGTTGAGAGTCGTGCCAATGGGTCATTCTCCGCGCTGACTCAATATTACTATGATTCGTTTGGTCGCTTAGAATCTTTTGAAGAGTCAGGCAAAGTGACCAGCTGGACGTTTGATGCCAATGGCAACCGCATAGAGACTAAAACCGATGAGGAGTTGGTAAAGAAATATGCAATCGCCCCAAATAGCAATCAGCTGCAATCAGTGACTGACGTTCTGAAATCCTCAACGTCGACTGTTGAAAACAATCAATTTGGCAATGCTACTGTTTTTGGTGGGATAGCTTTTGACTATACTTCTGACAACCTAGTGGATCAGACATCAAATGGGATGCAATATATTTACAATGGAATGGGCCTAAGAATGGGCCATCGCAGATTTCTACAACACGACAGTGATACTCAGTTTTTCTTTTTTGACGACACGAGACTGTTAAGTGAATATGACTTCACAGGTAAATCGCAAAAAGAATACATCTATTTGAACGATAGGCTGTTTGCGGTTGTTGATTCGCGTGACGGCGCAGCTTCGAGCACCTCAGCGGGTGGCGGAAGTGGTAGCTCAGTATCTAAACCAACGCTCTTTTATGTCAATATCGATGCATTAGGCACTCCCAAAAGTGTCGAAGCTGAAGGCGGAAAAGTTGTTTGGCAAGCGCAGTACAGTCCTTTTGGTCTTGCTACCGTAAACGACAATCCCGATGGTGATAGCCAAACATTTACTTTATCCCACCGCTTCCCGGGGCAGTATTACGACGACAGCACGGGGCTTCATTACAATATCAATCGTGATTATGATCCACATTCGGGCCGCTATTTACAGACCGACCCCATTGGTTTGGTGTCAGGATTTAACACTTATCTTTACACGAGCCATGATCCTATTAACAATGTGGACAAAAATGGACTGTTCGCACCTGCTGTATTTTTTGGTGCAAGAATAGCATATAAGATGTTCCTCTCGTCGGTAGGTGTTTTAGGCGCAAGAGAAGTTGCCAAGAATGCTTTCGAGAATGGCGCCATAACGGTCCCCTCTAATACTTTGCCAGAGAATACTGCTGAGGAAGGTGAGAAAACGGGCGAACTCATGCCAAGGGACCAGTGCAAGACAGGAGATCCGGACGACTGTGAAAAATTGGTGAGGGATTGGCTGGAGGAGACTTATAACTACTATAATTACTTGTACAAAACGGGCTTTCTTACCAGCGAGGAATTTCAGGAGGCCCAGTATGCTGCAGCTAGAGAGGCAAAACTTAAGCTTTTTAGATGCCAAAACAACGTGATGAAGCCCGATGAGTTTAAAGTGCCACAACCCCTGCCTGGATTTACTCCACCTCGCCGTGGCCCCCTTGGAAATTTTTAA
- a CDS encoding type II toxin-antitoxin system RelE/ParE family toxin, with translation MEIVWSPQALKDIESIGDFIAEDNPPRAITFVDELIDSVERLTRFPESGSIVEENPIFRQIVYDGYRLIYQLRTKRILIIAVLGPGRFLKKT, from the coding sequence GTGGAAATAGTTTGGTCCCCTCAAGCCTTAAAGGATATTGAGTCCATAGGTGACTTCATTGCTGAAGACAATCCGCCAAGAGCCATTACCTTTGTAGATGAGTTAATTGATTCTGTTGAAAGACTAACTCGTTTTCCCGAATCAGGAAGCATAGTAGAAGAGAATCCGATCTTTCGACAGATTGTGTATGATGGTTATCGACTGATTTATCAACTTAGAACCAAAAGAATATTGATTATTGCTGTTTTGGGACCCGGACGATTCCTTAAGAAAACTTAA
- a CDS encoding type II toxin-antitoxin system Phd/YefM family antitoxin has protein sequence MGTPKVKSATSLRSDLYETLKEVSSGKTQVITHKQGEPVVLLSKAAYDKMLDEKDALKKMAIGLSQIESGEGIEHKSAIKKLKAMKKKWK, from the coding sequence ATGGGAACCCCAAAAGTGAAATCTGCCACTTCCTTAAGAAGTGACCTTTATGAAACTCTGAAGGAAGTTTCCTCCGGAAAAACCCAGGTCATAACCCACAAGCAAGGCGAACCTGTGGTGCTTCTTTCAAAAGCGGCTTATGATAAAATGCTTGATGAAAAAGACGCTCTTAAGAAAATGGCTATTGGTCTTTCACAAATTGAATCAGGCGAAGGTATTGAGCACAAGTCTGCAATCAAAAAATTAAAGGCCATGAAGAAAAAGTGGAAATAG